From one Henningerozyma blattae CBS 6284 chromosome 1, complete genome genomic stretch:
- the PTC7 gene encoding type 2C protein phosphatase PTC7 (similar to Saccharomyces cerevisiae PTC7 (YHR076W); ancestral locus Anc_5.362), translating into MFCSSSLRPLRGSITSVYKISKISSHSATKLLIKRTFVNGSWTTYNKSYSNYNSSNNSNSNDGGSSNSNYTHHHQLQDTPNNTFSYNTSVAYQPKDREDQIYKKLIASKKSPTGEDNLFINCSSLNDEVFAAVADGVGGWAEYGFDSSAISRELCENLNVFSNSFFQLQTTNAVTKAPKELLDLAYLKTKKDGIVEIGSTTALVAHLDPKGCLQIANLGDSWCGVFRDNKLIFQTENQLLGFNTPFQLSIIPDSFLKARNQNKNSYIQNLPSDADEYSFQLKPNDIVILATDGVTDNIATGDIELYLKDNYDNKQLNNKELQDLTSKLVQNIVKISKDENFPSVFAQEYTNYTGVPCKGGKQDDITMILIRVN; encoded by the exons ATGTTTTGCTCAAGTTCTTTAAGACCTCTAAGAGGATCAATAACATCTGTTTATA AAATATCTAAAATATCATCACATTCTGCAACAAAGTTACTAATAAAGCGAACTTTTGTTAACGGATCTTGGACAACATACAATAAATCGTACTCCAACTATAACAGCAgcaataatagcaatagtAATGATGGCGGAAGttccaattcaaattaCACACATCATCACCAATTACAAGACACCCcaaataatacttttaGCTACAACACTTCCGTAGCTTATCAGCCAAAAGATAGGGAAGAtcaaatatacaaaaaacTTATAGCATCCAAGAAATCGCCAACTGGAGAAGATAActtatttatcaattgttCAAGTCTAAATGACGAGGTATTTGCCGCAGTAGCAGATGGGGTTGGTGGATGGGCAGAATATGGGTTCGATTCTTCAGCTATATCAAGAGAATTGTGTGAAAACTTAAATGTATTTTCTAAtagtttttttcaattacaaaCCACAAATGCTGTGACAAAGGCACCTAAGGAACTATTGGATCTTGcatatttaaaaacaaagaaagaTGGAATTGTAGAGATTGGCTCAACAACCGCACTAGTTGCTCATTTAGATCCAAAAGGGTGTCTACAAATCGCGAATTTAGGTGACTCTTGGTGTGGTGTGTTTAGAGATAACAAATTAATCTTTCAAACTGAAAATCAGCTATTAGGCTTTAATACACCATTCCAACTGTCAATTATTCCTGACTCTTTCCTGAAAGCCagaaatcaaaataaaaattcttataTCCAAAATTTGCCATCGGATGCAGATGAATATTCCTTTCAATTAAAACCTAACGATATTGTAATTTTGGCAACTGATGGGGTTACTGACAATATTGCTACTGGTGACATTGAGCTGTACTTAAAAGACAATTACGAcaataaacaattaaataacaaAGAATTGCAAGATTTAACTTCGAAGCTGGTTCAGAATATCGTTAAAATTagtaaagatgaaaatttcCCCAGCGTCTTTGCACAAGAATATACAAATTATACGGGTGTTCCCTGCAAAGGTGGTAAACAAGATGATATAACAATGATCCTTATCAGAGTTAATTAA
- the TIM11 gene encoding F1F0 ATP synthase subunit e (similar to Saccharomyces cerevisiae TIM11 (YDR322C-A); ancestral locus Anc_5.361): MSSTLNVFRYTFLGFGLVAGYRYDRKLKRQAADLQEQNAYNQQLKLVEEAKLAYSKENPTEVKTNETPVDGTKFDLEDPNLDYGKVILNAVETLKN; this comes from the coding sequence ATGTCTTCTACTCTAAATGTTTTTCGTTACACTTTTCTAGGCTTTGGTTTAGTTGCCGGCTATCGTTATGACCGTAAACTTAAACGCCAAGCAGCTGATTTGCAAGAACAAAACGCCTATAACCAACAGTTGAAACTTGTTGAAGAAGCAAAATTAGCCTATAGCAAGGAAAACCCAACAGAAGTAAAGACCAATGAAACACCTGTTGATGGTACAAAATTTGACCTCGAAGACCCTAATTTGGATTACGGAAAAGTAATTTTAAACGCTGTCGAAactttaaagaattaa
- the MRPL35 gene encoding mitochondrial 54S ribosomal protein mL38 (similar to Saccharomyces cerevisiae MRPL35 (YDR322W); ancestral locus Anc_5.360) — translation MFNRSFSLSSKSYLPGVWSNFNSVRSTSLSIPFKPTKDYILNKTAGSKPPSLKKLSNKIKYQSPEGLDEIFKLSYNYLENNAKKIYDKLESTSDLKTRENLLIQAEINNPEVQYNFQYSNKLENNPNLIDYEQPIYRYLGKKHWESYSQMLLMQRLETLHVIPDTMPTLDPKAEVNVRFPFSTGLNLWIEPGDTLSSNTTSMEPSIKIQEYDLIDTTKQLYTILIVNPDNVDIENDSYYTSLNYALTNIKLSYNDNIVDARKFTNLKQNLLVDYQPPVPEKNAGQQRFSTWVFRQKDIMNNENILSKYANKFKSNFNIRKFAEYNNLEAIGAHVWRSEWDSNVANVRNIYGMPQGRVFTRERF, via the coding sequence ATGTTTAACAGATCTTTCAGCCTTTCGAGTAAATCCTATCTACCTGGTGTTTGGTCTAATTTCAATTCGGTCAGATCCACCTCACTGTCGATTCCTTTTAAGCCAACAAAAGATTACATATTAAATAAGACAGCAGGATCTAAGCCACcttctttaaaaaagttaagTAATAAGATTAAATATCAATCACCAGAAGGATTAGACgagatatttaaattaagttacaattatttggaaaataatgccaaaaaaatatatgataaattagaatCTACAAGTGATTTGAAAACAAgagaaaatttattaattcaagCTGAAATAAATAACCCTGAAGTTCAgtataattttcaatattcaaACAAATTGGAAAACAACCCAAACCTTATTGATTATGAGCAACCAATCTATAGATATTTGGGTAAAAAACATTGGGAATCATATAGTCAGATGTTACTGATGCAAAGATTGGAAACTTTGCATGTGATACCAGATACTATGCCAACATTAGACCCTAAAGCAGAAGTTAATGTTAGATTCCCATTCTCAACAGGGTTAAATTTATGGATAGAGCCAGGTGATACATTATCAAGTAATACTACATCAATGGAACCCTCTATTaaaattcaagaatatGATTTGATTGACACAacaaaacaattatatacaattttaattgttaaCCCAGATAACGTGGACATCGAAAACGATTCTTATTATACAAGTTTGAATTATGCATTGACAAATATCAAGCTATCttataatgataatatagTTGATGCAAGAAAGTTCAccaatttaaaacaaaacttATTAGTAGATTACCAACCACCAGTACCTGAAAAAAATGCAGGACAACAACGATTCTCAACTTGGGTATTTAGACAAAAGGATATAATGAACAATGAAAACATACTATCCAAATAtgctaataaatttaagtctaatttcaatatcagGAAATTTGcagaatataataatttagagGCAATTGGGGCTCATGTATGGAGATCAGAATGGGATAGTAATGTAGCTAACGTTAGAAATATATACGGTATGCCTCAAGGCAGGGTATTCACAAGAgaaagattttaa
- the PPE1 gene encoding phosphoprotein phosphatase methylesterase 1 (similar to Saccharomyces cerevisiae PPE1 (YHR075C); ancestral locus Anc_5.358) encodes MGDDFRRKMLLSHLGRANEILGGPSSEYEEESENDTLGSLSNFQDRSTNSHRSAMSILKIENKKKLNLSGDNNEEDSRLPSWKDFFDNNEIVELKQRNYRFNTYFTIPSIDEDELLKMKSIPFFVFHHGAGSSGLTFASLAKNLYKRLNGNCGSFSFDARGHSMTKPIDDTIKTDYNRASFIGDFVALFSSFFDKHLLDKTKLLSKISIILIGHSFGGSVCTFSFKEFMPMIRKYIEGVAMFDIVEEAAILALKEVDKFLQKTPNVFTSNKDAINWHIQHGLCKSKPSAEISVPALFKKSSSGKIVRITNLKSFVPYWDTWFKDLSKSFVALPTSKLLILAGNDNLDKDLIVGQMRGKYQLVVFQDSGHFIQEDTTAKAALTLIDFWKRNDSKNVVIQTNWGTPPQP; translated from the coding sequence ATGGGTGATGattttagaagaaaaatgCTTCTAAGTCATTTAGGTCGTGCCAATGAAATATTAGGTGGCCCTAGTTCAGAATACGAAGAAGAATCAGAGAATGATACACTTGGTAGTCTAAGCAACTTTCAAGACAGATCAACAAATTCTCATAGGTCTGCTATGtctattttgaaaatagaaaataagaaGAAGTTAAACCTTTCAGGGGATAATAATGAGGAAGATTCTAGATTACCATCTTGGaaagatttttttgataataatgaaatagtAGAGCTAAAACAACGAAACTATCGATTCAATACCTATTTTACTATACCTTCAATAGACGAGGATGagttattaaaaatgaaatcaattccattttttgttttccaTCATGGTGCAGGTTCATCAGGACTAACATTTGCAAGTTTAGCCAAAAACTtatataaaagattaaatgGTAATTGCGGgtctttttcatttgatgCACGAGGTCACTCAATGACTAAGCCAATTGATGATACTATAAAGACTGATTATAATAGAGCTTCATTTATTGGAGACTTTGTGGCTTTATTTTCTAGCTTTTTTGATAAAcatttattagataaaaCTAAACTTTTATCCAagatttcaattattttaattgggCATTCGTTTGGTGGTTCTGTATGCACTTTTAGTTTTAAGGAGTTTATGCCAAtgattagaaaatatatcgAAGGTGTAGCTATGTTTGATATTGTTGAAGAAGCAGCAATATTGGCTTTAAAAGAAGTGGATAAATTTCTCCAAAAAACTCCAAACGTTTTTACCTCAAATAAAGATGCAATCAATTGGCATATTCAGCATGGACTTTGTAAATCAAAGCCGTCTGCAGAGATTTCTGTACCAgcactatttaagaaatcatCATCTGGTAAAATAGTTAGaattacaaatttaaaGAGCTTTGTTCCTTATTGGGACACTTGGTTCAaagatttatcaaaatcattTGTTGCTTTACCGACATCCAAACTATTAATCTTGGCTGGTAATGATAACTTAGATAAAGATTTGATAGTAGGCCAAATGCGAGGTAAATATCAGCTGGTAGTATTTCAGGATTCAGGGCATTTTATCCAAGAAGATACTACTGCTAAAGCCGCCTTAACACTTATAGATTTTTGGAAACGAaatgattcaaaaaatGTTGTTATTCAAACTAACTGGGGCACACCACCACAGccataa